From Xiphophorus hellerii strain 12219 chromosome 9, Xiphophorus_hellerii-4.1, whole genome shotgun sequence, a single genomic window includes:
- the LOC116726158 gene encoding complement component C1q receptor-like, which translates to MLLIFLLPLISSLKGSTGAKQEMLCTSKACFVLNMEPVGFHKAQNLCEDDGGYLMTLRDRKEEEDLRSLLSLVEKQHPDQVLKVWIGLKLKKKDCVFPDKPLRGFKWVSGDKDSQYSNWEQEPLVTCTFERCVKVVYTFSDQDQLKWTQGVCRKEASYACKFYFQGMCPSLVLQGPGKIVYESIFLKQPLKTELKLLPYGTRAGVFCGGQETTSSQCIKLDGAYAWSPPGPFCKPETQNCQKNNGGCAQECRQEEGAVRCSCREGWELEEDGFSCRITDLCQPDTCEYSCVTGQAGVSCRCPSGFRLSEDQRNCSDVDECLSQACHNGGCVNTPGSYRCVCGDGFRLTGGECRHVNECDSSVCEHGCVNTGGSFSCLCQQGFRVSGDGPSCVDVDECAGDPCPRLLTCINTVGSFSCSKLETRETVTSAAPAEDRRTHRTAVELQHRSPHTEAPLPELVNVTDQIGNRSPVSAEDASARNRVLICVLGSVVPLLALVALTLFIAIFRCSRSKTEVKKKKSTADGYCWVSSGLDPRLEKLYESILTDDP; encoded by the coding sequence ATGTTGCTGATCTTCCTCCTGCCGCTCATCAGCAGCTTGAAGGGATCAACTGGAGCCAAACAGGAGATGCTGTGCACCTCTAAAGCCTGCTTCGTCCTGAACATGGAGCCCGTTGGCTTTCACAAGGCCCAGAACCTCTGCGAGGACGACGGCGGGTACCTGATGACTctcagagacagaaaggaggaggaagatctGCGCTCACTTCTCTCGCTGGTTGAAAAACAACATCCTGACCAGGTTTTAAAGGTTTGGATTGGAttgaagctgaagaaaaaggaCTGCGTTTTCCCTGACAAGCCTCTCCGAGGATTCAAATGGGTCTCTGGGGACAAAGATTCCCAATATTCCAACTGGGAACAAGAGCCTCTCGTCACATGCACCTTTGAGAGATGTGTGAAGGTGGTTTACACCTTCTCAGACCAGGATCAGCTGAAATGGACCCAAGGAGTTTGTAGAAAAGAAGCTTCTTATGCTTGTAAGTTTTACTTCCAGGGAATGTGTCCCTCTCTGGTTCTGCAGGGGCCTGGAAAGATCGTCTATGAGtcgatttttttaaaacagcctCTAAAAACTGAGCTGAAGCTGCTTCCGTACGGGACGAGGGCTGGAGTCTTTTGCGGTGGCCAGGAGACGACGTCCTCTCAGTGCATAAAGCTGGACGGCGCCTACGCCTGGAGCCCTCCGGGGCCGTTCTGCAAGCCAGAAACCCAGAACTGTCAGAAGAACAACGGAGGCTGTGCACAGGAGTGCCGGCAGGAAGAAGGAGCTGTTCGCTGCTCCTGCAGAGAAGGTTGGGAGCTGGAAGAGGACGGGTTCTCCTGCCGGATAACGGACCTGTGCCAACCCGATACCTGCGAGTACAGCTGTGTGACGGGCCAGGCCGGCGTTTCCTGCAGATGTCCCAGTGGCTTCAGACTGAGTGAAGACCAGCGGAACTGCTCCGACGTGGACGAGTGCCTCTCTCAGGCCTGCCACAACGGCGGCTGCGTCAACACGCCCGGCAGctacaggtgtgtgtgtggggacgGCTTCCGCCTGACGGGCGGCGAATGCAGGCATGTGAACGAGTGCGACAGCTCGGTGTGTGAGCATGGCTGTGTGAACACTGGGGGATCCTTCTCCTGCCTCTGCCAGCAGGGTTTCCGTGTGTCCGGAGACGGACCGTCCTGTGTGGACGTGGACGAATGCGCCGGTGACCCCTGCCCCCGTCTCCTCACATGCATCAATACGGTCGGCAGCTTCAGCTGCTCGAAGCTGGAGACTCGGGAGACCGTGACCTCAGCCGCCCCGGCAGAGGACAGGAGGACACACAGGACGGCCGTGGAGCTGCAGCACCGGTCCCCCCACACCGAGGCCCCGCTGCCTGAGCTGGTCAACGTCACAGACCAGATCGGCAACAGGTCGCCGGTGTCGGCTGAGGACGCCTCGGCCAGGAACAGGGTGCTGATCTGCGTCCTGGGCTCGGTTGTCCCGCTGCTCGCCCTCGTCGCTCTGACTCTCTTCATCGCCATCTTCCGCTGCAGTCGCTCCAAAACggaggtgaagaagaagaaaagcacgGCGGACGGCTACTGCTGGGTGTCCTCGGGTCTGGATCCACGGCTGGAGAAGCTGTACGAGTCCATCCTGACTGATGACCCCTGA